In Lotus japonicus ecotype B-129 chromosome 5, LjGifu_v1.2, one genomic interval encodes:
- the LOC130720494 gene encoding NADH dehydrogenase [ubiquinone] 1 beta subcomplex subunit 7, with product MRITQHCVQFHFISAKSTRERESGVELRLLKKKMATGEGSSKKMIATPEEMVEARVPLAYRDECAHLLIPLNKCRQAEFYLPWKCENERHSYEKCEYELVMERMLQMKKIREQSKQTLPQAAAGGASVPLIPKPANA from the coding sequence ATGAGAATAACCCAACACTGCGTTcagtttcatttcatttcagcaaaatcaacgagagagagagagagtggtgtGGAATTGAgattgttgaagaagaagatggcaaCAGGAGAAGGATCATCGAAGAAGATGATTGCTACGCCGGAGGAGATGGTGGAAGCGAGGGTTCCGTTGGCGTACAGAGACGAGTGCGCACATTTGCTGATCCCTCTCAACAAGTGCAGGCAAGCGGAGTTCTACCTCCCATGGAAGTGCGAGAACGAACGCCACTCTTACGAGAAGTGCGAGTACGAGCTCGTCATGGAACGGATGCTTCAGATGAAGAAGATCCGCGAACAATCCAAACAAACTCTCCCTCAAGCTGCTGCTGGTGGCGCCTCCGTTCCCCTCATCCCCAAACCTGCAAATGcctga